Part of the Mauremys reevesii isolate NIE-2019 linkage group 4, ASM1616193v1, whole genome shotgun sequence genome is shown below.
gtcaGCGCGGTAATGGGGAGGTGTGGGGTGGCCCGTCAGTGATATATTTGAGGGAGACAAGTGGGTGGTTTTGAATCACTGAATTTTCCATTGCTGGGTCCCATGGGTGaggccagagcctgcactgaGTCCCATGTGTGTTGTCTGTGGGCTGGGGGGCAAGTGAGCAGATGGACAGGTGCCCTGGCACtcaggctgggagggggcagggctgcgttGTCTCCCCGCCCCTGCTGGGTGGGGACAGCCCAGGAGGGGGCTCCCCTCccaagaggacctggggaatcgGGACTGTAGGAGCCAGGGCCGGTGCTGGAGTCTAGGGGCAGCTCTGGGCTCCTGGGGagccacctgccctgggtgaggAGCCCTCAGCCCAGCTGCTTCTGCTCGCTCCTGTCTTCCCCTCCATGAATTAACCCTTCCCACCACAGGGCTCCGGGCCTGGTGCCTAATGCCCCCCCGCCAAAGAACACAGGCTCCCATCCCCGGCCCAGGCTCAAACCTCACCGCCAGTGGGGTGGGCTCTTTGCCGACGCCCATCCCgtagtgggggctgtgggcagtggCACCGCTGGCTAGACCCACCCTGGGCTTCAGGCAGACAGAGGGCCCCTCCACCCGCTGGCATGGCCTCCTGGGGCCGGAAAGGCCCTTCCATCCCCTCCCCGGCTGCTCGGGGCCTGGCTCATAAGACCCAGTGAGGTACTGGACAGGGAGGGGACAGCCCAGCAGCTTGGCACCGGGGCACAGGCCAGGCCGAGGGCTCCAGGCAACAGCTACCACTACTCCGCCTTGGAAATCCCGGCATGTGCCATGCTGCCAGAGATAGCTCAGTGCTCCGTGTGGAGCGGGACCCCGCTGGAGGCTGTGTGTACTCAGTGCCTAGGCTAAGGGAGCCTAACCTCTCTGTGCCACGCAGCCATgagagggcagagcagggcaggccgCTGTTAGCCTGGGTTACGCCAGCTGCTACCGTACACAGGACAGGGCTCAGCCGCCCCTCCCTCCCGCTGGCCCGCAGCAAACAGGAGTGGCTGTGGAGTGGTGTCTGGCAGCACCCCGAGGTGGCACTGAACCCACCCCCCTACTGCATGCTCACTGTGATCCCAGCCTGAGTGGCCCAACCGGTCTCATGGCAGATGGGGGTGGTGACTATACTGTGgcaccagtgagtgcaggggcccTGCGCGGCAGGTGCTGCACACACAGCGAGACAGCACGTGCCCACTAGGCCgcgctgcctcccctccccgaggcTGCAGGAGACGTGAGGAGGCAGGCAGGAGGCGAGAGGTGTGATTATTGCACTGAAGTGTGTGTACAGCCAACACGACCGCCCTGCGTGGGGCACCCGCGTACACCACGCTCCCTTTCACCCAGCACAGCGGAGAGCAATTCACCCTCCTCCTCCAGGACTGGCCAGCAGCACAGCCCCTCGTGCCGGCAGGGATCAGCCCCAGGGTGGTGGGCAGACTCTGGGCCAAGGCCCTGGTGGGAGGTACTGcccgctgctcctgcctgccaaGATCTGCAGGTCCATGCTTCAGCGCAGAGCCCCCGATGAGAGCAGGTCTCTGGCCATGGCCCGGCCTGGTCCGGGGATTTTAGTCCCATCGGGGTGGGTGGCgttggcggggggaggaggaaggcgcTCGCTATGTACACAAGTCCGGCCTCCCCCTCATGATCCGGGCAGGGCAGGCGCCCGCTCAGCTGGCAGAGTTCAGGGTCAGGAACTTCTCCCGCAGGTTCCTCACGCGGCCGTGCTGGCTGGCGGCCGCCTGCTCCCAGCCCGCAGACCGGCCCTCCTCCCGCCGCCGGTACTCGTCCGACTCCTGGTAGGCTTTGCAGCGCTCCGCCACGGCCTTCAGTGAGATCCTCTCCCGTGAGGTGGGCGAGCGGATCTGCACGTAGCTGGCGGCATCGGGCGGCTCCTCGGGGGCAGGTGGGTCCCCGCCGCACGGCACCTTTTCCAGCACGATGACCCGCTGGTCGCCCAGCATGGCCTCAGCGGTGATGCGCAGCGAGCCAGCGCTCTGGTTCCTCTGGCGTTGCCGGgcgctggggtctgggctctcctcggtgccccggcccctcccagggctctgctccagcccgtGCCAGCCCTCCTGTCCCGGGACGCCTCCCGGCAGCTCTGCCGCCATCTTCTCTGGCGCCGACCGGCTCCTGTTGACTGGCGGGGGCCGGCGCGGGCCGGGGAAGGCCGTGCCGAAGGAGTACCTGGAGCGCAGCTCCCGCACGTCGGGCCAGGTGAACGTCTCCGCCACGATGGGGCTGAGTGGGCTGCAGGACAAGGGGCCGGGCGAGGCACCGGGGCCGGGCgaggcggggcaggaggggctgaAAGAGAAGCTCTTGGGCGACTTGTCCTGCGAGGAGGCGGTGGCAGAGAGCGGCGTGCGGGGGCTGTACTCCTGCAGCACCACCTGCTCAAAGGTCATGAGAGAGAGCGCCGGCTTCCGCGGGCCTGGGGGGAATCACAAACGCTGGTGAGAGAAGGGGCCAGAGCCGGGGGCACCTGTCTTCCCTGCCTTGTGCCAGCcctggggtgtctgccctgccccGTGCCAGCCCTCctacccagccccacagcccgggGAGCCTTCCCTGCCCCGTGCCAGCCCTCctacccagccccacagcccggggagccttccctgccccatgccaGCCCTCctacccagccccccagcccgggAGCCTTCCTGCCCGTGCCAGCCCTCctacccagccccacagcccgggGAGCCTTCCCTGCCCCGTGCCAGCCCTCctacccagccccacagcccgggGAGCCTTCCCTGCCCCGTGCCAGCCCTCctacccagccccacagcccgggGAGCCTTCCCTGCCCCGTGCCAGCCCTCctacccagccccacagcccgggGAGCCTTCCCTGCCCCGTGCCAGCCCTCctacccagccccacagcccgggGAGCACCTACCTGTACTTCTCTTCACCTCCTGGTGCCCGTCACATGGGGGGGGTGCTGCGCAGCTCCGCAGCTCCTCCAGCTTGGCAAGCCGCCTGTGCCCGGCTGGCTTGCAGTTCCTGATGCGCAGGCTGTACTGGCGCGCCAGCTGGTACACCTTGTTCTGCAGGCGCTCGCTCAGCTCGGCCTCTGAGAGCGGAGGGACCGGGGGGCGCGGCTTGGCAGGGTGGCCCAGTTCCTGCGCCAGTCTCTGCAGCTGGCTAGCCAGCCTGGTGGGCCCCGCTCGCTCCGTGGGGGACCGGCTCTCGGGCGAGGGCCCGGCCGACTCCTCCGCGATGGCGCTCAGCTCGTCGTCCTCCAGAATGAGCAGCGGCTCGTGCAGGTCCAAGCCGTTTTCCTGGCTCCTGCCCAGGGGCCACGCCACGGCGGCGGCGCCAGCTGTGCCCTCCCCGCTGCCCTCCtccgggcagggctggctggcacTCATCTTCTCCATGCCCTCCCACACCTTGATCATCTCGGCAGGCGGGCGGAACTCCTCCTCGGCGACGGGGGCGCTGGGCTCGGCCCTGGGCCCAGGGGTGGGGACGCCCGCCAGCACCCAGGCAGCTGTCCGACTGCCGCTGCCCGCTCCCCGCCTGGCGTCGGCGTGCTGCTCCGGCGGGGGCGGGAGGCTGTTGAGGCGGCAGACCGAGTTCCGCACCAGCCCCTTGGGGATGTAGGAGAGGCTTTCCCGGCGCCGGATGCTGAAGCCGGCGTCGCGGTGCTCCGCGCACTCGTAGTAGCTCTTGATCTTGTCCAGCAGCAGCCGGTCCTGCCGGGAGAGCATGGACTCTTTCCTGGGGCAGGCGGTGCGCTCGGGCTCCAAGGGGCCGGGCGAAGCGATCCCGCTGCGGGTGGAGCCCGGCGGCGAGACGCGGCCCTGGGAGTCGGCGGCGCTGCTGCGGCCCTGCCCCTTCTCGCTGCCCTCCAGGCTCAGCACGCTGCTGCTCCGGCTGACCAGCCTGGGCGTCAGGAAGCCCCCGGGCCGGCCCTCCTCCAGCGCCAGGCTGCTGCGCCGTGAGAAGCTGCTGGCGAACATCTCGGCGATGAGGCTGGCGTGGTCCAGCACGGACGGGGGCAGAATGCTCCTCGCCctggtctcctcctcctcctcctcctcctcgctgctCAGGGCTTTGAGGTCCTCCGTGTTCTCCGCCATGGCCGggttctgctcctgctccatcGCCCTCTGCTGGGCCGGCTCCGGGGTGCTCGCGGCCTCCTCTGGGTGCTCTTCCTCGTGCAGCTCACTGGGCTCCGGGACAGCCTGCGGGGCAGGTCGGAGAGTGAGTGGAGGCGTGTGCTTCCCCAACCAGCAGCCCGCCCACCCTGACCCAGCCCGACACACCATCCCTGGGGcgctggctcctctcctccaggccGGGAAGGAGCCCGGGATTCCCGCGGATTCTGAGGCACAGGGGAATTA
Proteins encoded:
- the PLEKHG3 gene encoding pleckstrin homology domain-containing family G member 3 isoform X2; its protein translation is MPVCTVVSTHPPEHPVSRMPMDGRDNAPGHAPAREGDALRVNQLHNSNNNAASPGGWLGRKGSRSLSPFGPQAPVGANHKLSYLERVVLELVESERTYVRDLRSIVEDYLGKIIDTEELLLRPEQVCALFGNIEDIYELNSELLQDLDSCDSNPVAVARCFVDRSQDFDIYTQYCNNYPNSVAALTECMRNKHQAKFFRERQEQIGHVLPLGSYLLKPVQRILKYHLLLQEMAKHFDLEEAGYEVVEEAIDTMTCVAWYINDMKRRHEHAVRLQEIQSLLLHWKGPDLTTFGELVLEGTFRVHRVRNERTFFLFDRTLLITKRRGDHFVCKNDIPCSSLMLIESTRDSLCFSVTHYKHSKQQYNIQAKSVEEKRVWTHHIKRLILENHHAIIPQKAKEAILEMDSSHPARYRYSPERLKKAKSCQPMDEVPPQARQGRRQSEPFHLWRRREKLPDGLHGGVGSGCAGRRTSEPAKQIVKQLGERAGLKHADSAGALLETGAPLQLPGGAWQLAEGEGGTEEEEEEEAAMGKEEEQALGQGSLEELAVSDSSEKEAGPEEEEGPVGEEQVADFASFLLAALHGWHCRANALLFSRGRTGKGPKGSQEPGGPEDRCSAETASAILKAVPEPSELHEEEHPEEAASTPEPAQQRAMEQEQNPAMAENTEDLKALSSEEEEEEEETRARSILPPSVLDHASLIAEMFASSFSRRSSLALEEGRPGGFLTPRLVSRSSSVLSLEGSEKGQGRSSAADSQGRVSPPGSTRSGIASPGPLEPERTACPRKESMLSRQDRLLLDKIKSYYECAEHRDAGFSIRRRESLSYIPKGLVRNSVCRLNSLPPPPEQHADARRGAGSGSRTAAWVLAGVPTPGPRAEPSAPVAEEEFRPPAEMIKVWEGMEKMSASQPCPEEGSGEGTAGAAAVAWPLGRSQENGLDLHEPLLILEDDELSAIAEESAGPSPESRSPTERAGPTRLASQLQRLAQELGHPAKPRPPVPPLSEAELSERLQNKVYQLARQYSLRIRNCKPAGHRRLAKLEELRSCAAPPPCDGHQEVKRSTGPRKPALSLMTFEQVVLQEYSPRTPLSATASSQDKSPKSFSFSPSCPASPGPGASPGPLSCSPLSPIVAETFTWPDVRELRSRYSFGTAFPGPRRPPPVNRSRSAPEKMAAELPGGVPGQEGWHGLEQSPGRGRGTEESPDPSARQRQRNQSAGSLRITAEAMLGDQRVIVLEKVPCGGDPPAPEEPPDAASYVQIRSPTSRERISLKAVAERCKAYQESDEYRRREEGRSAGWEQAAASQHGRVRNLREKFLTLNSAS
- the PLEKHG3 gene encoding pleckstrin homology domain-containing family G member 3 isoform X12, coding for MPVCTVVSTHPPEHPVSRMPMDGRDNAPGHAPAREGDALRVNQLHNSNNNAASPGGWLGRKGSRSLSPFGPQAPVGANHKLSYLERVVLELVESERTYVRDLRSIVEDYLGKIIDTEELLLRPEQVCALFGNIEDIYELNSELLQDLDSCDSNPVAVARCFVDRSQDFDIYTQYCNNYPNSVAALTECMRNKHQAKFFRERQEQIGHVLPLGSYLLKPVQRILKYHLLLQEMAKHFDLEEAGYEVVEEAIDTMTCVAWYINDMKRRHEHAVRLQEIQSLLLHWKGPDLTTFGELVLEGTFRVHRVRNERTFFLFDRTLLITKRRGDHFVCKNDIPCSSLMLIESTRDSLCFSVTHYKHSKQQYNIQAKSVEEKRVWTHHIKRLILENHHAIIPQKAKEAILEMDSSHPARYRYSPERLKKAKSCQPMDEVPPQARQGRRQSEPAKQIVKQLGERAGLKGKGPKGSQEPGGPEDRCSAETASAILKAVPEPSELHEEEHPEEAASTPEPAQQRAMEQEQNPAMAENTEDLKALSSEEEEEEEETRARSILPPSVLDHASLIAEMFASSFSRRSSLALEEGRPGGFLTPRLVSRSSSVLSLEGSEKGQGRSSAADSQGRVSPPGSTRSGIASPGPLEPERTACPRKESMLSRQDRLLLDKIKSYYECAEHRDAGFSIRRRESLSYIPKGLVRNSVCRLNSLPPPPEQHADARRGAGSGSRTAAWVLAGVPTPGPRAEPSAPVAEEEFRPPAEMIKVWEGMEKMSASQPCPEEGSGEGTAGAAAVAWPLGRSQENGLDLHEPLLILEDDELSAIAEESAGPSPESRSPTERAGPTRLASQLQRLAQELGHPAKPRPPVPPLSEAELSERLQNKVYQLARQYSLRIRNCKPAGHRRLAKLEELRSCAAPPPCDGHQEVKRSTGPRKPALSLMTFEQVVLQEYSPRTPLSATASSQDKSPKSFSFSPSCPASPGPGASPGPLSCSPLSPIVAETFTWPDVRELRSRYSFGTAFPGPRRPPPVNRSRSAPEKMAAELPGGVPGQEGWHGLEQSPGRGRGTEESPDPSARQRQRNQSAGSLRITAEAMLGDQRVIVLEKVPCGGDPPAPEEPPDAASYVQIRSPTSRERISLKAVAERCKAYQESDEYRRREEGRSAGWEQAAASQHGRVRNLREKFLTLNSAS
- the PLEKHG3 gene encoding pleckstrin homology domain-containing family G member 3 isoform X11, which gives rise to MPVCTVVSTHPPEHPVSRMPMDGRDNAPGHAPAREGDALRVNQLHNSNNNAASPGGWLGRKGSRSLSPFGPQAPVGANHKLSYLERVVLELVESERTYVRDLRSIVEDYLGKIIDTEELLLRPEQVCALFGNIEDIYELNSELLQDLDSCDSNPVAVARCFVDRSQDFDIYTQYCNNYPNSVAALTECMRNKHQAKFFRERQEQIGHVLPLGSYLLKPVQRILKYHLLLQEMAKHFDLEEAGYEVVEEAIDTMTCVAWYINDMKRRHEHAVRLQEIQSLLLHWKGPDLTTFGELVLEGTFRVHRVRNERTFFLFDRTLLITKRRGDHFVCKNDIPCSSLMLIESTRDSLCFSVTHYKHSKQQYNIQAKSVEEKRVWTHHIKRLILENHHAIIPQKAKEAILEMDSSHPARYRYSPERLKKAKSCQPMDEVPPQARQGRRQSEPAKQIVKQLGERAAGLKGKGPKGSQEPGGPEDRCSAETASAILKAVPEPSELHEEEHPEEAASTPEPAQQRAMEQEQNPAMAENTEDLKALSSEEEEEEEETRARSILPPSVLDHASLIAEMFASSFSRRSSLALEEGRPGGFLTPRLVSRSSSVLSLEGSEKGQGRSSAADSQGRVSPPGSTRSGIASPGPLEPERTACPRKESMLSRQDRLLLDKIKSYYECAEHRDAGFSIRRRESLSYIPKGLVRNSVCRLNSLPPPPEQHADARRGAGSGSRTAAWVLAGVPTPGPRAEPSAPVAEEEFRPPAEMIKVWEGMEKMSASQPCPEEGSGEGTAGAAAVAWPLGRSQENGLDLHEPLLILEDDELSAIAEESAGPSPESRSPTERAGPTRLASQLQRLAQELGHPAKPRPPVPPLSEAELSERLQNKVYQLARQYSLRIRNCKPAGHRRLAKLEELRSCAAPPPCDGHQEVKRSTGPRKPALSLMTFEQVVLQEYSPRTPLSATASSQDKSPKSFSFSPSCPASPGPGASPGPLSCSPLSPIVAETFTWPDVRELRSRYSFGTAFPGPRRPPPVNRSRSAPEKMAAELPGGVPGQEGWHGLEQSPGRGRGTEESPDPSARQRQRNQSAGSLRITAEAMLGDQRVIVLEKVPCGGDPPAPEEPPDAASYVQIRSPTSRERISLKAVAERCKAYQESDEYRRREEGRSAGWEQAAASQHGRVRNLREKFLTLNSAS
- the PLEKHG3 gene encoding pleckstrin homology domain-containing family G member 3 isoform X7, which encodes MPVCTVVSTHPPEHPVSRMPMDGRDNAPGHAPAREGDALRVNQLHNSNNNAASPGGWLGRKGSRSLSPFGPQAPVGANHKLSYLERVVLELVESERTYVRDLRSIVEDYLGKIIDTEELLLRPEQVCALFGNIEDIYELNSELLQDLDSCDSNPVAVARCFVDRSQDFDIYTQYCNNYPNSVAALTECMRNKHQAKFFRERQEQIGHVLPLGSYLLKPVQRILKYHLLLQEMAKHFDLEEAGYEVVEEAIDTMTCVAWYINDMKRRHEHAVRLQEIQSLLLHWKGPDLTTFGELVLEGTFRVHRVRNERTFFLFDRTLLITKRRGDHFVCKNDIPCSSLMLIESTRDSLCFSVTHYKHSKQQYNIQAKSVEEKRVWTHHIKRLILENHHAIIPQKAKEAILEMDSSHPARYRYSPERLKKAKSCQPMDEVPPQARQGRRQSEPAKQIVKQLGERGLKHADSAGALLETGAPLQLPGGAWQLAEGEGGTEEEEEEEAAMGKEEEQALGQGSLEELAVSDSSEKEAGPEEEEGPVGEEQVADFASFLLAALHGWHCRANALLFSRGRTGKGPKGSQEPGGPEDRCSAETASAILKAVPEPSELHEEEHPEEAASTPEPAQQRAMEQEQNPAMAENTEDLKALSSEEEEEEEETRARSILPPSVLDHASLIAEMFASSFSRRSSLALEEGRPGGFLTPRLVSRSSSVLSLEGSEKGQGRSSAADSQGRVSPPGSTRSGIASPGPLEPERTACPRKESMLSRQDRLLLDKIKSYYECAEHRDAGFSIRRRESLSYIPKGLVRNSVCRLNSLPPPPEQHADARRGAGSGSRTAAWVLAGVPTPGPRAEPSAPVAEEEFRPPAEMIKVWEGMEKMSASQPCPEEGSGEGTAGAAAVAWPLGRSQENGLDLHEPLLILEDDELSAIAEESAGPSPESRSPTERAGPTRLASQLQRLAQELGHPAKPRPPVPPLSEAELSERLQNKVYQLARQYSLRIRNCKPAGHRRLAKLEELRSCAAPPPCDGHQEVKRSTGPRKPALSLMTFEQVVLQEYSPRTPLSATASSQDKSPKSFSFSPSCPASPGPGASPGPLSCSPLSPIVAETFTWPDVRELRSRYSFGTAFPGPRRPPPVNRSRSAPEKMAAELPGGVPGQEGWHGLEQSPGRGRGTEESPDPSARQRQRNQSAGSLRITAEAMLGDQRVIVLEKVPCGGDPPAPEEPPDAASYVQIRSPTSRERISLKAVAERCKAYQESDEYRRREEGRSAGWEQAAASQHGRVRNLREKFLTLNSAS
- the PLEKHG3 gene encoding pleckstrin homology domain-containing family G member 3 isoform X6 — protein: MPVCTVVSTHPPEHPVSRMPMDGRDNAPGHAPAREGDALRVNQLHNSNNNAASPGGWLGRKGSRSLSPFGPQAPVGANHKLSYLERVVLELVESERTYVRDLRSIVEDYLGKIIDTEELLLRPEQVCALFGNIEDIYELNSELLQDLDSCDSNPVAVARCFVDRSQDFDIYTQYCNNYPNSVAALTECMRNKHQAKFFRERQEQIGHVLPLGSYLLKPVQRILKYHLLLQEMAKHFDLEEAGYEVVEEAIDTMTCVAWYINDMKRRHEHAVRLQEIQSLLLHWKGPDLTTFGELVLEGTFRVHRVRNERTFFLFDRTLLITKRRGDHFVCKNDIPCSSLMLIESTRDSLCFSVTHYKHSKQQYNIQAKSVEEKRVWTHHIKRLILENHHAIIPQKAKEAILEMDSSHPARYRYSPERLKKAKSCQPMDEVPPQARQGRRQSEPAKQIVKQLGERAGLKHADSAGALLETGAPLQLPGGAWQLAEGEGGTEEEEEEEAAMGKEEEQALGQGSLEELAVSDSSEKEAGPEEEEGPVGEEQVADFASFLLAALHGWHCRANALLFSRGRTGKGPKGSQEPGGPEDRCSAETASAILKAVPEPSELHEEEHPEEAASTPEPAQQRAMEQEQNPAMAENTEDLKALSSEEEEEEEETRARSILPPSVLDHASLIAEMFASSFSRRSSLALEEGRPGGFLTPRLVSRSSSVLSLEGSEKGQGRSSAADSQGRVSPPGSTRSGIASPGPLEPERTACPRKESMLSRQDRLLLDKIKSYYECAEHRDAGFSIRRRESLSYIPKGLVRNSVCRLNSLPPPPEQHADARRGAGSGSRTAAWVLAGVPTPGPRAEPSAPVAEEEFRPPAEMIKVWEGMEKMSASQPCPEEGSGEGTAGAAAVAWPLGRSQENGLDLHEPLLILEDDELSAIAEESAGPSPESRSPTERAGPTRLASQLQRLAQELGHPAKPRPPVPPLSEAELSERLQNKVYQLARQYSLRIRNCKPAGHRRLAKLEELRSCAAPPPCDGHQEVKRSTGPRKPALSLMTFEQVVLQEYSPRTPLSATASSQDKSPKSFSFSPSCPASPGPGASPGPLSCSPLSPIVAETFTWPDVRELRSRYSFGTAFPGPRRPPPVNRSRSAPEKMAAELPGGVPGQEGWHGLEQSPGRGRGTEESPDPSARQRQRNQSAGSLRITAEAMLGDQRVIVLEKVPCGGDPPAPEEPPDAASYVQIRSPTSRERISLKAVAERCKAYQESDEYRRREEGRSAGWEQAAASQHGRVRNLREKFLTLNSAS